The Gloeobacter morelensis MG652769 genome contains the following window.
AGCCGGCGAACAGTTGCTCGCACCCATCGACCATCCAGCCCGCTGCGCACATCGAGGGCAGCACGGGGTGCTCGCCAATCCGATGGTCGCGGACGAACGGGTTGCCGGCCAGGCTCATTCGGCGGGCAATCCGCCAGTGGCGTTGCTCGCAGAGCGGTGCCTGCGGCGCGGCGGGGGCGAGCGGCTCACCGATCACCACCTGCACCTGCTCGCGGCGTTTGGGTAGCAGTTGCCCGGCAAGCAACCCGACGCCGGTCTCGATCGCAATGCGCGGCAGCGGCAAATTTTGCTGCCGGTAGGCGCGGATCAGTTCCGGGGTGACCATACCCCCGTCCCAGGCCCCCCAGTCGATTGCCGTCACGTGGCAATCGGGGTGATGGTATTTCACCTCGTGGGCGACTTTGTTGAGAATTTCGTTGGCGATGGCGTAGTCGCTTTGACCAATGTTGCCAAAAAAACCGACCACCGAAGAAAACAAAATGAGCTGTTCGAGCTGCCCGGCCGGCACCCACCGCAGCAGGTTCGCCAAACCGGCCACCTTGGCGCCGTAAACCCGTTGAAAATCTTGCTCGGTTTTGTGCTCGATGCGCTTGTCTGCGATGTTCCCGGCCCCGTGGATGAGGCCGGTGATCGGCCCGGCCTGGGCGGTGGCCGAGCGGATGACCGCTTCGAGGGCGAGCGGATCGCTCACATCGACGCTGTAGTAGAAGGCCTTTGCACCCGCCCGCTCAACCGCCTCCAGGGTGGCCGCCACCTCGCGCCGCGCCAGCAAGGCGTCGAGGTCGCGGCGCATTTTGCGCGGTTCGGGCTTGTCTCCCCGCGCGGCGAGGTGGGCCAGCAACCGCTCCTGCAGTTGCTGTTCGCCGTGGCCGTCGGCGGCCCACGGCGGTTCGGGTCCGTCGATGGCCGAGCGCCCAAGCAACACGAACCGGCAGCGGTAGAGTTTGGCCAGGTGCACCACGCATTGGGCAGTGATTCCCCTGGCCCCGCCGCTCACCAGCAAGACGGAGTGCGAACCGAGGGGGGCGACCGGCGCGACGGCCGGTTCGCCCCCATCCTCCTCCGGTGCGCAAGTGAGGGTTGTGCGCTGCTCGCCGGTCTGTCCCACCTCCACAAGCCGCCGGTCCGGGTCGTCCAGCTCCGCCAGCAGACAGTCCACAGCGGCGTCCACGGCCAAATCCGGGCAGAGATCCACCGCCCGGCAGTAAACGTTCGGCCACTCTTTGTGCAGACTTTTGCTCAACCCGAACAGACCGCCGGCAAGGGCACTGCAGGGACGGCTGTGCTCTACGCCCAACCGGCCGTCCAGGCGCGCGACCGTCATAAAACAGCTGCGGGCGCTGCGGGCCGCTTCCTCCAGCGCGCTTTTCAGGTGTTTGGCCAGATAAAAAACGCCCTCAATCAAAGCGGCCTCAGACGGCAAAAACGCGACGGTACCCCGCTCGACCATCGGCAGCGGCGGGTGCAGGTGCACAAAGGCGCGCACCGTGCCGCAGCGCGAGCGGATCGCCGCGAGGACCGCTTGAATGTCGCGCTCGCCCGGGGTGGGCACCACCACCCGCTCGATCCCGGCGGGCAAAGCCGGTCCGGCCGCTTCCGCCCATGCGAGCACGACCACCCGCCAGCCGCGGGCGCTGAGGGCCGCAGCCAGCCGGGGCGTCAGCTGCGAACCGTCTTCGCTCAACAGGCACGTCGCATCTTCGGGCAAGGCGTACTCCAATCGGTCGGCCATGGGCAAGCGCTCCAGAACGGCGATGCGCCGCTCGGGGGTCCAGTTCAGCTCACCAGCCTCGTCGGCGGGACGGCCGGGGACTTTTTTTTGGCCGATCCCTCCGCCACCGCCACCCAGTGCGCACCGATCTGCTCGAGGGTCCGCAGTTCGGCTAGATCCTCCGGTTGCACCTCCGGCAGCCGACTCAACGCTTCTTGCATCGCAGCGAGGATCTCGATGCGCTTGATCGAATCGATGCCCAGGTCGGCTTCCATCTCCATCTCCATCGTCAACATCTCAGCCGGATACCCGGTCTTCTCGCTGACAACCTGCAACAGCACCTGCTGGACGGTCGCCCGTACCGACGAACCGTTTGCGGAAGCTTGGACCGGGGGCTCCGGCGGCGGCGCAGAGGGCGTAAACACCGGTTGGGGCACAGCGGCGGGTTCGACGGCCGGCGGCGCCCAGAAGGCTGCCGCGGCGGCGGGCACCCCTTCGCCGGGCTGTGGGGGCGCCAGCAGCGCCCACTGCTGCTTCAGCAACTGCACACACGCCTGGGAGTAGGCGACCTGGTGCTTGAGGTAGTGCTCGTGCAGGTTGAGGGTGCCCTCTTCGTGGTTGTGCAGGTGCACCAGGCTGCGCTCCAGGCTCTTCAGCAACGGCCCGGCCACCTCTTCGAGCATCGCTCCCATCCCGCTTCGGCCGCCGAACAGGGTGTGCTGCTGCT
Protein-coding sequences here:
- a CDS encoding SDR family NAD(P)-dependent oxidoreductase; its protein translation is MADRLEYALPEDATCLLSEDGSQLTPRLAAALSARGWRVVVLAWAEAAGPALPAGIERVVVPTPGERDIQAVLAAIRSRCGTVRAFVHLHPPLPMVERGTVAFLPSEAALIEGVFYLAKHLKSALEEAARSARSCFMTVARLDGRLGVEHSRPCSALAGGLFGLSKSLHKEWPNVYCRAVDLCPDLAVDAAVDCLLAELDDPDRRLVEVGQTGEQRTTLTCAPEEDGGEPAVAPVAPLGSHSVLLVSGGARGITAQCVVHLAKLYRCRFVLLGRSAIDGPEPPWAADGHGEQQLQERLLAHLAARGDKPEPRKMRRDLDALLARREVAATLEAVERAGAKAFYYSVDVSDPLALEAVIRSATAQAGPITGLIHGAGNIADKRIEHKTEQDFQRVYGAKVAGLANLLRWVPAGQLEQLILFSSVVGFFGNIGQSDYAIANEILNKVAHEVKYHHPDCHVTAIDWGAWDGGMVTPELIRAYRQQNLPLPRIAIETGVGLLAGQLLPKRREQVQVVIGEPLAPAAPQAPLCEQRHWRIARRMSLAGNPFVRDHRIGEHPVLPSMCAAGWMVDGCEQLFAGYRCLQLQDFRVLKGIVFDGGEPQTLYLDIAEPGQRQSGRIELDALILSQAGPGPARRHFSGRAILLAELPSSTQSHRSDGAREGSFAVAPLYEDGTLFHGPSFRGLEAVLSLDARRVEVRCRVWPPDAACQGQFPARAFNPYILDQLLQAALIFVQHHHRQGCLPARVECIEQFRSPAFGEVFTIDFECTAHSEAGVVGEAAAYDAGGRLCVRMQGMHLTMGPQLKSLFARSGRARWKA